A part of Chrysiogenia bacterium genomic DNA contains:
- a CDS encoding SAM-dependent DNA methyltransferase — MKVMTTTQLFSHIWKAADILRGSIDSSDYKGFIFAMMFLKRASDVFDEEAERILKETGDEKLAYDEPDEHPIFVPRRARWEELRKKSAQIGDALNKACEALEEANPTLEGVLAGIDFNDEHRLGDAKQRDTLLARLILHFSEVSLRNDALPKSDVLGDVYEYLIEKFADDAGKKGGEFYTPHGVVKLLVELLDPKEGMRICDPTCGSGGMLIECARHVKGAGGNVRNLSLYGQEKNLGTWSIAKMNLIFHGIRDARIEKGDTIAQPKLLEQGELMLFDRVIANPPFSLKEWGRTAAEADRYGRFRFGIPPASKGDMAFLQHMVASLNSKGMMGVVMPHGVLFRGASEGKIREEILKEDLLEAVIGLPPNLFYGTGIPAAILILRAKGAKPRGRKGKVLFIHATEGFESAPNQNKLREQDIARIVAAFRAFKDEEKFARAVPLEEIAQNAFNLNISRYVDLTEEEEIPDVREALKALREAEKRRDEAEKKMNKMLKELGFEG; from the coding sequence ATGAAAGTTATGACCACGACCCAGCTCTTCAGCCACATCTGGAAGGCCGCTGACATCCTGCGCGGCTCCATCGACTCGTCCGACTACAAGGGCTTTATCTTCGCCATGATGTTTTTGAAGCGTGCCTCCGACGTCTTCGACGAAGAGGCCGAGCGCATTCTGAAAGAAACCGGCGATGAGAAACTTGCCTACGACGAGCCCGACGAGCACCCGATCTTTGTGCCCAGGCGCGCGCGCTGGGAGGAGCTTCGCAAGAAATCCGCTCAGATCGGCGACGCCCTGAACAAGGCCTGCGAGGCCCTTGAAGAAGCCAACCCCACGCTCGAAGGCGTGCTGGCCGGCATCGACTTCAACGACGAGCACAGACTCGGTGATGCCAAGCAGCGCGACACCCTGCTCGCGCGGCTCATCCTGCATTTCTCGGAAGTCAGCCTGCGCAATGACGCGCTGCCGAAATCGGACGTGCTGGGTGACGTCTACGAATACCTTATCGAGAAATTTGCCGATGACGCCGGCAAGAAGGGCGGCGAGTTCTACACGCCCCACGGCGTCGTGAAGCTCCTAGTGGAGCTTCTCGACCCCAAAGAGGGGATGCGCATCTGCGACCCGACCTGCGGCTCGGGCGGCATGCTTATTGAGTGCGCCCGGCACGTGAAGGGCGCGGGCGGCAATGTGCGCAACCTCTCGCTCTACGGGCAGGAAAAGAATCTGGGGACCTGGTCCATTGCCAAGATGAACCTCATCTTCCACGGCATCCGCGACGCGCGCATCGAGAAGGGCGACACCATCGCCCAGCCCAAACTCCTCGAACAGGGCGAACTCATGCTCTTCGACCGGGTGATTGCCAATCCCCCGTTCAGTCTCAAGGAATGGGGGCGCACTGCCGCCGAGGCCGACAGGTACGGGCGCTTCCGTTTCGGCATTCCGCCCGCCAGCAAGGGGGACATGGCGTTTCTGCAGCACATGGTGGCGAGTTTGAACTCCAAAGGCATGATGGGCGTCGTCATGCCCCACGGCGTCCTCTTCCGCGGGGCGAGCGAGGGGAAAATCCGCGAGGAGATCCTCAAGGAGGACTTGCTCGAAGCGGTCATCGGCCTGCCGCCGAATCTCTTTTATGGCACGGGCATCCCGGCCGCGATTCTCATCCTGCGCGCCAAAGGTGCCAAGCCCAGGGGCCGCAAGGGCAAGGTGCTCTTCATCCACGCGACCGAGGGATTCGAGAGCGCGCCCAACCAGAACAAGCTGCGCGAGCAGGACATCGCGCGCATCGTCGCGGCCTTTCGCGCGTTCAAGGACGAAGAAAAATTCGCCCGCGCCGTGCCGCTCGAAGAGATCGCGCAGAACGCGTTCAACCTCAATATTTCCCGCTACGTGGACCTGACCGAGGAAGAAGAAATCCCCGACGTTCGCGAGGCGCTCAAAGCCCTGCGCGAGGCCGAGAAGCGCCGCGACGAGGCCGAGAAGAAAATGAACAAGATGCTCAAGGAGCTGGGGTTCGAGGGATGA
- a CDS encoding restriction endonuclease subunit S: protein MSRKLSKGWRRVRLGEVVQERPEFITVWDERVYKRITLRLRNQGIALRDEVHGHKLRTKKQRVVRAGDLVVAEIDAKMGGFGIAPPETEGAIVSSHYYLFTVDQAKCDLGYLDACIRKGMLHRQVFAVGSTNYAAIRSRDVLDYRIPLPPMSDQKRIADALRVMDDAIRANEEVLECTRAFKKSLAHELLTRGIPGRHTRFKDSPLGKIPAEWEVKRLGDVAGLSSGGTPARGNPSYWGGKILWVKTGEIDFNIIEDTEEKITQTGLDNSAAKIVPRGAILMALYGQGKTRGKVARLGKPAATNQACAVIEAPEDLDADYLYHYLAANYLRFRALSNDGSQKNLSLVLIRDFPVPIPTKGEQQEIASTLEACVNQTPALECTRESLDATKSRMRDALLAGALGGAA from the coding sequence ATGAGCCGCAAACTTTCAAAAGGCTGGCGCCGCGTGCGGCTTGGTGAGGTCGTTCAAGAGCGCCCTGAGTTCATCACGGTTTGGGATGAACGTGTCTATAAACGGATCACACTTCGCCTTCGTAATCAGGGGATTGCGTTGAGGGATGAGGTGCATGGGCACAAGTTGCGGACAAAAAAACAACGTGTCGTGCGCGCGGGTGATCTGGTAGTCGCCGAGATCGATGCCAAGATGGGTGGCTTCGGGATTGCGCCACCTGAGACTGAAGGAGCCATCGTCAGCAGTCATTACTACCTATTTACTGTCGATCAAGCCAAGTGCGACCTGGGGTATCTGGACGCGTGCATCCGCAAGGGGATGTTGCACCGGCAGGTATTTGCCGTTGGATCGACCAACTATGCGGCGATTCGTTCCCGCGACGTACTCGATTATCGCATTCCGCTCCCTCCAATGTCTGATCAAAAGCGCATCGCCGACGCCCTGCGCGTGATGGACGATGCCATCCGCGCCAATGAGGAAGTCCTGGAATGCACCCGCGCGTTCAAGAAATCGCTGGCTCACGAACTCCTGACCCGCGGCATTCCGGGCCGGCACACGCGGTTCAAGGACTCGCCGCTGGGGAAGATTCCGGCGGAGTGGGAGGTGAAGAGGTTGGGGGATGTGGCGGGTTTATCTTCTGGCGGAACGCCCGCCCGTGGTAATCCTTCTTATTGGGGCGGCAAAATTTTGTGGGTAAAGACCGGAGAGATAGATTTCAATATCATTGAAGACACTGAAGAGAAGATTACGCAGACAGGGCTCGATAACTCTGCGGCAAAGATTGTTCCCCGAGGCGCTATTCTTATGGCGTTGTATGGACAAGGCAAAACGCGTGGCAAGGTGGCACGCTTAGGGAAACCCGCTGCTACAAATCAAGCATGCGCGGTTATTGAAGCACCCGAGGACCTTGATGCTGATTACCTGTATCACTACTTGGCGGCTAATTACTTGAGGTTCCGGGCATTGAGTAACGATGGAAGCCAGAAGAATCTCAGCCTCGTCTTAATTCGAGATTTCCCTGTCCCAATTCCCACCAAAGGCGAACAACAAGAAATCGCTTCTACCTTGGAAGCATGTGTAAACCAAACCCCAGCGCTCGAATGCACGCGGGAGAGTCTAGACGCAACGAAAAGCCGGATGCGCGATGCCCTTCTGGCCGGGGCCCTGGGAGGTGCGGCATGA
- a CDS encoding transposase codes for MSVSAQRRQRRSIRLRGYDYTRAGAYFLTICARGRECLFGEVAEGTVRLSDSGRAVEAAWHGLPEHYPHVDLDAFVVMPNHVHGIIVLSDPDVGAGLKPAPTENAVVEMDRAGLKPAPTGTHHGLPEIVRAFKTFSARRINALRGTPGVPVWQRNYYEHIVRDDDDLARIREYIANNPIGWGGDRENPANAGRVERFPDEDAP; via the coding sequence ATGAGCGTGTCCGCGCAGAGGCGGCAGCGGCGGTCGATCCGGTTGCGCGGGTACGATTACACGCGGGCCGGCGCGTATTTCTTGACGATCTGCGCGCGCGGGCGTGAGTGCCTCTTTGGTGAGGTGGCGGAGGGCACGGTTCGGCTGAGCGATTCCGGACGCGCGGTGGAAGCCGCGTGGCACGGTCTGCCGGAGCATTACCCGCATGTGGACCTGGATGCGTTCGTTGTCATGCCCAACCATGTTCACGGGATCATTGTTTTGTCGGATCCCGACGTAGGGGCGGGTTTAAAACCCGCCCCTACCGAAAATGCCGTGGTGGAAATGGACCGGGCGGGTTTAAAACCCGCCCCTACGGGGACACATCACGGGTTGCCCGAAATCGTGCGGGCGTTCAAGACGTTCTCGGCCCGTCGGATCAACGCGCTGCGGGGCACGCCGGGCGTTCCGGTCTGGCAACGAAATTACTACGAACACATCGTTCGTGATGATGACGATCTGGCTCGGATTCGTGAATACATCGCAAACAATCCGATCGGGTGGGGAGGCGACCGGGAGAATCCGGCAAATGCCGGCCGGGTGGAGCGTTTTCCCGACGAGGATGCGCCATGA
- a CDS encoding HsdR family type I site-specific deoxyribonuclease, whose amino-acid sequence MTLPTTLTRIDALLARWRARVPLSERDLAQLRAHWEVVHTYNSNAIEGNTLTLGETKAVLLDGITISGKPLREILEVTNHREAMRLLYRFSESKTPVSEAEILDLHRLILTGIQADDAGRYRRTGVRVAGSQHVFPNPAKVPALMEEFVSAVGAWDDHPVLVAARAHFKLVAIHPFADGNGRTARLLMNLLLMRGGCPPAYLKVERRGLYYDALEEGHTRGTARFEEFIANAVRESLEETLAALGEEPAEIVGAGLKPAPTGEIAATGRGYRRGDYGFGKKLWPEEKESELPALELLENLGWTFVPAAELDGEREGERDLILNARLERALRRLNPWLSEENVRKAARAVTHVQATGLIEANEKIHRHLVHTLSVEQDTGDGRGRIGRDVRFIDFAQPESNDFVVTRQFEVIGTRKLVRFDLVCFVNGLPLAVIECKAAGLGEKWFEQASTQLDRYQEAGDAWYGQGVPRAFEAVQVLAAVAGPTGARLGTVLTPGRHFGEWREPWPLPRDQIEDDLGRKATPQDILLASAFTPAALLDLVANFTVFEPEGGRVIRKLARYQQFIAVNKALERIHGAPEPEKRGGIVWHTQGSGKSLTMLWLAVKLRRIEALQNPTLVIVTDRTDLDAQIHETFDRCGFPNPERAKSVKNLQELLRGGSGLTVMTTIQKFQDVSGGRGESLSEEPNIFVLVDEAHRTQYKSLAANMRKALPNACFLGFTGTPIDKNDRSTARVFGPYIHTYPIQQAVADGATVPIYYESRLPELRVEGETLDAVFERIFQDRNEDERAAIKSRFATLEAIAGAPKRIERICLDLIEHFEKHIHPNGFKAQVVACSRDAAVTYLEALEKLGAPQAAIIMSSSHNDPERLTRHKKTKTEQKVLIERFKNRDDPLSILVVCDMLLTGFDAPVEQVMYLDAPLREHGLLQAIARVNRRAEGKDGVEKDYGLVVDYWGISQELQDALAIFDPKDIQGTLTDIRDELPRLQQRHRRVMRYFEKVPKDDLESCIRALEPEDRRAEFEAEFRKFVQSLDMVLPDPEGLAYKADLHWLAKLRAAARARFIDPRMDLTGCGAKVKKLIEEYLRAEGISQILEPVDIFSKRFDEEVAKLRSPDAKASRMEHAIRHEINVQIERDPIFYQRLSDRLEELIRERREGRLKAAEELRRLETIREKMRGREKGEGKAGLSPDAAAFLDLLKTTERDESDGGDEIAEEPAAYGAVSGPDGQVKLVKEILGSLELLAVIDWTQKEDVQREMRRRIKRHLRAAGYDGMPLENLTTKMMDLARVRLAR is encoded by the coding sequence ATGACCCTCCCCACCACCCTCACCCGCATCGACGCGCTGCTCGCCCGCTGGCGGGCGCGGGTTCCGCTTTCGGAGCGGGATCTCGCGCAGCTGCGCGCGCACTGGGAGGTGGTGCATACCTACAATTCCAACGCAATCGAGGGGAACACGCTCACCCTGGGGGAGACGAAGGCGGTCCTGCTGGACGGGATCACGATCAGCGGCAAGCCCCTGCGGGAGATCCTCGAAGTCACGAACCATCGCGAGGCCATGCGGCTTCTCTACCGCTTTTCCGAATCGAAGACGCCCGTGAGCGAGGCGGAGATTCTGGACCTGCACCGGCTTATCCTCACCGGCATCCAGGCCGACGACGCCGGGCGCTATCGCCGCACCGGCGTTCGCGTGGCGGGATCGCAGCACGTCTTTCCCAATCCGGCGAAAGTGCCGGCGCTGATGGAGGAATTCGTTTCTGCCGTCGGTGCCTGGGACGACCACCCGGTGCTGGTGGCGGCCCGGGCGCATTTCAAACTCGTGGCGATCCACCCCTTCGCCGACGGCAACGGCCGCACAGCGCGGCTCCTCATGAATCTGCTGCTCATGCGCGGGGGTTGCCCGCCCGCCTATCTGAAAGTCGAACGCCGGGGGCTCTACTACGATGCGCTGGAAGAAGGGCATACCAGGGGCACCGCCCGTTTCGAGGAATTCATCGCGAACGCGGTGCGCGAATCGCTGGAGGAAACCCTTGCGGCATTGGGCGAGGAACCGGCGGAGATCGTAGGGGCGGGTTTGAAACCCGCCCCTACGGGGGAGATTGCGGCGACGGGGCGGGGATACCGGCGCGGCGACTATGGGTTTGGGAAGAAGCTCTGGCCCGAAGAGAAGGAATCGGAACTCCCGGCGCTGGAGTTGCTCGAAAATCTGGGCTGGACCTTCGTGCCGGCCGCCGAACTCGACGGCGAGCGCGAGGGGGAGCGCGACCTCATCCTGAACGCGCGACTCGAACGCGCCCTGCGGCGCCTGAATCCCTGGCTTTCAGAGGAAAACGTGCGCAAGGCCGCACGCGCCGTGACGCATGTTCAGGCGACGGGGCTCATCGAGGCGAATGAGAAGATCCACCGCCACCTCGTCCACACGCTCTCGGTGGAGCAGGACACCGGCGACGGGCGAGGGCGCATCGGCCGGGACGTGCGCTTCATCGACTTTGCGCAGCCCGAAAGCAACGACTTCGTGGTGACGCGCCAGTTCGAGGTGATCGGCACCCGCAAGTTGGTGCGCTTCGACCTCGTGTGCTTTGTGAACGGCCTGCCGCTCGCCGTGATCGAGTGCAAGGCTGCCGGTTTGGGCGAAAAATGGTTTGAGCAGGCGAGCACGCAGCTCGACCGCTACCAGGAGGCGGGCGATGCCTGGTACGGACAGGGTGTGCCGCGCGCGTTCGAGGCGGTGCAGGTACTGGCGGCCGTGGCGGGGCCAACGGGCGCGCGGCTCGGCACGGTGCTCACGCCCGGGCGCCACTTTGGCGAGTGGCGCGAGCCCTGGCCGCTCCCGCGCGATCAGATTGAAGACGATCTCGGCCGCAAGGCCACGCCCCAGGACATCCTGCTGGCGAGCGCCTTTACTCCCGCTGCGCTGCTGGACCTCGTCGCCAATTTCACCGTTTTCGAGCCCGAAGGCGGACGAGTCATCCGCAAGCTCGCGCGCTACCAGCAATTCATCGCTGTGAACAAGGCACTGGAGCGAATTCATGGCGCGCCAGAGCCGGAAAAGCGAGGCGGGATCGTCTGGCATACCCAAGGCTCGGGCAAGTCGCTCACGATGCTCTGGCTCGCGGTGAAGCTGCGCCGCATCGAGGCGCTGCAGAATCCTACGCTCGTTATCGTGACGGACCGGACCGATCTTGATGCGCAGATTCACGAGACCTTCGACCGGTGCGGCTTTCCCAATCCCGAAAGAGCCAAGAGCGTGAAGAATCTCCAGGAGCTTCTGCGCGGCGGATCGGGTCTCACTGTGATGACGACGATTCAAAAATTTCAGGATGTTTCAGGTGGGCGAGGGGAATCGCTCTCGGAGGAACCGAACATTTTCGTTCTGGTGGACGAGGCGCACCGCACCCAGTACAAGTCGCTTGCCGCCAACATGCGCAAGGCGCTTCCGAACGCCTGTTTTCTCGGCTTCACCGGCACGCCCATCGACAAGAACGACCGCTCCACGGCGCGGGTCTTCGGGCCCTACATCCATACCTATCCGATCCAGCAGGCCGTGGCGGATGGAGCCACCGTGCCGATCTACTACGAGAGCCGCCTGCCGGAACTCCGTGTGGAAGGGGAGACACTGGACGCGGTTTTCGAGCGGATCTTTCAGGATCGGAACGAAGACGAGCGCGCGGCGATCAAGAGCCGCTTCGCGACTTTGGAAGCTATTGCCGGCGCGCCCAAGCGCATCGAGCGCATCTGTCTCGATCTGATCGAGCACTTCGAGAAGCACATTCATCCCAACGGTTTCAAGGCCCAGGTGGTGGCCTGCTCGCGCGACGCGGCGGTGACGTATCTGGAGGCGCTGGAGAAACTCGGCGCGCCTCAGGCTGCGATCATCATGTCGTCGTCCCACAACGACCCCGAGCGTCTGACGCGCCACAAGAAGACAAAGACCGAGCAGAAGGTGCTCATCGAGCGGTTCAAGAACCGTGACGATCCCCTCTCGATCCTCGTGGTCTGCGACATGCTGCTCACAGGCTTCGATGCGCCGGTGGAACAGGTGATGTACCTGGACGCGCCGCTGCGAGAGCACGGCCTGTTGCAGGCCATCGCCCGCGTGAACCGCCGCGCCGAGGGCAAAGACGGAGTTGAGAAAGATTACGGCCTTGTGGTCGATTACTGGGGCATTTCCCAGGAACTCCAGGATGCGCTGGCGATTTTCGATCCCAAGGACATTCAGGGAACGCTGACGGACATTCGCGACGAACTCCCGCGGCTGCAACAACGCCATCGTCGCGTGATGCGCTACTTCGAGAAGGTTCCAAAAGACGATCTCGAATCCTGCATCCGCGCCCTCGAACCGGAGGATCGCCGTGCGGAATTCGAAGCGGAGTTCCGCAAATTCGTCCAGAGCCTCGACATGGTTCTGCCCGATCCCGAAGGACTCGCCTACAAGGCCGATCTCCATTGGCTTGCGAAGCTGCGGGCCGCTGCCAGGGCGCGGTTCATCGATCCGCGCATGGATCTCACCGGTTGCGGTGCCAAAGTGAAAAAACTCATCGAGGAGTACCTTCGGGCGGAGGGGATTAGTCAGATCTTGGAACCAGTTGATATTTTCTCCAAGCGCTTTGACGAGGAAGTTGCCAAGCTCCGCTCGCCCGACGCCAAGGCCAGCAGGATGGAGCACGCGATCCGCCATGAAATCAACGTCCAAATTGAGCGGGATCCGATTTTCTACCAGAGGCTTTCCGACCGGCTGGAGGAGCTGATCCGCGAGCGGCGGGAAGGGCGCCTCAAGGCAGCTGAGGAATTGCGCCGCCTGGAGACGATACGCGAAAAAATGCGCGGGCGTGAAAAAGGAGAAGGGAAAGCCGGGCTTTCTCCCGACGCGGCGGCGTTCCTCGATCTTCTGAAAACCACTGAACGGGATGAGAGCGATGGCGGCGATGAGATCGCCGAAGAACCGGCTGCCTATGGAGCAGTGTCTGGGCCGGACGGTCAGGTGAAGCTGGTGAAGGAAATCCTCGGTTCCCTCGAACTGTTGGCCGTGATCGATTGGACGCAGAAGGAGGACGTGCAGCGCGAAATGCGCCGCCGGATCAAACGTCACCTGCGTGCCGCCGGGTATGACGGGATGCCGCTCGAAAACCTTACGACGAAGATGATGGACCTGGCGCGGGTCCGCCTTGCACGCTGA
- a CDS encoding M48 family metallopeptidase codes for MATASRAIEFGNTRIYYRLRRGKRQKTVGIAIDPVQGVLVRAPHGLPVVEVDRIVRRKARWIVSRMDRSAGVPVAQAAREFVSGESFSYLGRNYRLKVIRSRRSETSVKLVGGRFLVEVGKGIPKRRQAEEIRGALVDWYRAHALDKLRSRVHLLAPKLGLEPPEVLIRDQRRRWASCDSRGCLRFNWRIAMAPLSLVDYVVAHELCHLVYHDHSVRFWRALRQLLPDFETRKERLALEGPRFIL; via the coding sequence ATGGCCACCGCATCCAGAGCTATCGAGTTTGGCAATACCCGGATTTACTATCGGCTTCGCCGAGGAAAACGGCAGAAGACGGTTGGCATTGCGATCGATCCGGTACAAGGGGTTCTCGTTCGAGCACCTCACGGTCTTCCCGTGGTCGAAGTGGACCGGATCGTTCGCCGCAAAGCCCGGTGGATTGTTTCCAGAATGGATCGTAGCGCCGGCGTTCCAGTGGCCCAGGCGGCTAGGGAATTTGTCAGCGGGGAGTCCTTTTCTTACTTGGGACGAAATTATCGCCTCAAGGTTATTCGCAGTCGGCGTTCGGAAACTTCTGTGAAGCTCGTCGGCGGTCGCTTTTTGGTCGAGGTTGGAAAGGGAATTCCCAAGCGCAGGCAAGCGGAAGAAATCCGCGGCGCCTTGGTGGATTGGTATCGCGCGCACGCCTTGGACAAACTCCGAAGCCGCGTGCACCTTCTGGCCCCAAAGCTTGGACTGGAACCGCCCGAGGTTCTGATCCGGGACCAGCGCAGGCGCTGGGCGAGCTGTGATTCGAGAGGGTGCCTCCGTTTTAACTGGCGCATCGCGATGGCGCCCCTGTCCCTCGTGGATTACGTTGTGGCTCACGAACTCTGCCACCTTGTCTACCACGACCACTCGGTACGTTTCTGGCGCGCCCTGCGCCAGCTCCTTCCGGATTTCGAGACCCGCAAGGAACGACTCGCCCTGGAGGGGCCGAGATTCATACTCTGA